Proteins from a genomic interval of Lycium ferocissimum isolate CSIRO_LF1 chromosome 2, AGI_CSIRO_Lferr_CH_V1, whole genome shotgun sequence:
- the LOC132046496 gene encoding protein MICRORCHIDIA 2-like, which produces MPPKQDKPSVDVVELDSSDDEGTATALPKSAVIEKPNAIVPSDSNYKPLDSRSFWKAGNFEVDRIKSTSIHGELEHARVHPKFLHSNATSHKWAFGAIAELLDNAVDEISTGATFVKIDRISNPRDNSPALLFQDDGGGMDPERLRRCMSLGYSSKTSNSTIGQYGNGFKTSTMRLGADVIVFSRSSHSGRATQSVGLLSYTFLRRTGQDDVIVPMIDFDISDHWAEPIVYGSQDDWATNLKTILEWSPFATKMDLMDQFDDIKSHGTRIIVYNLWLNDEGIYELNFDDDDEDIMLRDEANHGNTSKTSKRRLELQSHISYRLRYSLRAYASILYLKKFTNFSIILRGKPVEQLNILDELKLLKVITYKPQLAGTSKEILVETSLGLVKDTPSPVCGFNIYHKNRLIRPFWKVTADGSSKGNGVVGVLEANFIEPAHDKQDFERSSLFFKLEARLKQMVMDYWKGHCHLIGLAPLEPHLRNLQRESFVPPQVQVANAQNQSPTDFQPVTGLAAHPRPPFRSPQSGNSGRTNCNRELPAVQPMTGNATGSVHKDTQIASSSCMSIDQICEENIQLFRRCESFIQRETELKRTIEELEKELEDTKKKSSELSSRLESQKKLKLLKQLGQQA; this is translated from the exons ATGCCACCTAAGCAAGATAAACCCTCAGTCGATGTGGTGGAACTCGATAGTAGCGACGACGAGGGCACCGCCACCGCCCTTCCCAAATCAGCGGTAATAGAAAAGCCCAACGCCATTGTTCCATCGGATTCCAATTACAAGCCACTCGATTCTCGAAGTTTCTGGAAAGCTGGCAATTTTGAAGTTGATCGTATCAAATCAACTTCCATCCATG GTGAATTGGAGCATGCGCGTGTTCATCCCAAATTTCTGCATTCCAATGCTACTTCTCATAAATGGGCCTTTGGAG CAATAGCCGAGCTTTTGGATAATGCTGTTGATGAG ATAAGTACTGGTGCAACTTTCGTGAAAATTGACAGAATCTCTAACCCAAGGGACAACTCTCCTGCATTGCTCTTCCAGG ACGATGGGGGTGGTATGGATCCGGAACGCCTTCGCAGATGCATGAGCCTGGGTTATTCTTCTAAAACATCAAACTCAACAATTGGACAAT ATGGTAATGGATTTAAGACGAGTACCATGCGGTTAGGCGCTGATGTAATTGTCTTCAGCCGTTCATCTCATTCAGG CCGAGCAACTCAAAGTGTTGGCCTTCTGTCCTATACATTTCTTCGGAGAACAGGGCAAGATGATGTGATTGTTCCAATG ATCGATTTTGATATCTCCGACCATTGGGCTGAACCAATAGTGTATGGCTCTCAAGATGATTGGGCAACTAACTTGAAAACAATCCTCGAGTGGTCCCCTTTTGCAACAAAGATGGATCTTATGGACCAG TTTGATGATATAAAATCACATGGAACTAGGATTATAGTCTACAACCTATGGCTGAACGATGAAGGCATTTATGAACTGAACTTTGATGACGATGATGAG GATATAATGCTGAGAGATGAAGCTAATCatggaaatacatcaaaaacaAGCAAGAGAAGGCTTGAATTGCAATCCCATATTTCCTATCGCTTACGATACTCTCTAAGA GCATACGCATCCATATTATACCTCAAAAAATTTACGAATTTCAGTATCATACTAAGAGGGAAGCCCGTTGAGCAGTTAAATATTCTTGATGAGTTGAAGCTCTTAAAAGTAATCACGTACAAGCCACAGCTTGCTGGGACATCAAAGGAG ATCTTGGTTGAAACAAGTCTTGGCTTGGTCAAGGATACTCCATCACCAGTTTGTGGATTCAATATTTACCACAAAAATCGCCTCATCAGG CCATTCTGGAAAGTTACTGCAGATGGTTCTTCCAAAGGAAATGGTGTTGTTG GTGTTCTGGAAGCAAATTTCATAGAACCTGCACACGACAAGCAAGATTTTGAACGATCTTCTCTGTTTTTCAAGCTGGAGGCTAGGCTCAAGCAAATGGTGATGGATTACTG GAAAGGTCATTGTCACCTGATAGGATTGGCGCCTCTTGAGCCGCATTTGCGAAACCTTCAGAGAGAATCTTTTGTTCCACCTCAAGTTCAAGTGGCTAATGCTCAAAATCAGTCGCCAACTGACTTTCAACCAGTTACAGGTCTTGCAGCTCATCCCAGGCCACCTTTTCGTTCTCCGCAGAGTGGTAATAGTGGAAGAACCAACTGCAACAGGGAATTGCCAGCTGTACAGCCTATGACAGGGAATGCAACT GGGTCTGTTCACAAAGATACACAAATAGCCAGTTCAAGTTGCATGTCAATTGATCAGATTTGTGAAGAGAATATCCAACTCTTTAGGAG GTGTGAATCATTCATCCAGAGAGAAACCGAGTTGAAACGTACA ATAGAGGAGCTGGAGAAAGAGCTAGAGGACACTAAAAAGAAATCTTCCGAGCTTTCTTCGCGCCTGGAAAGTCAGAAAAAGCTTAAACTTTTGAAACAACTTGGGCAGCAGGCATAG
- the LOC132046500 gene encoding thioredoxin H-type 2, whose product MAAEEGLVLGVHTVDAWNEQLQKGIDTKKLIVVDFTASWCGPCKFIAPFLSELAKKIPTVTFLKVDVDELKSVATDWAVEAMPTFMFIKEGKIVDKVVGAKKDELQQTIAKHISCTSSSA is encoded by the exons ATGGCAGCAGAGGAGGGACTAGTGCTAGGCGTCCACACAGTTGATGCATGGAACGAGCAACTCCAAAAAGGCATTGATACCAAAAAACTG ATAGTTGTGGACTTCACTGCTTCTTGGTGTGGTCCCTGTAAGTTCATTGCCCCATTCCTTTCAGAGTTGGCCAAGAAGATACCCACTGTTACCTTCCTGAAAGTGGATGTCGACGAATTGAAG TCGGTAGCTACTGATTGGGCTGTGGAGGCAATGCCAACCTTCATGTTCATCAAGGAGGGGAAGATTGTTGATAAGGTGGTCGGAGCCAAAAAAGATGAACTGCAGCAGACCATTGCCAAGCACATCAGTTGTACCTCCTCATCAGCCTAA